Proteins encoded together in one Caldicellulosiruptor saccharolyticus DSM 8903 window:
- the clpB gene encoding ATP-dependent chaperone ClpB, with protein MNMEKFTQSLQSALLEAQNTAILYKHQEIGVEHLHYALVNEDDKLIAKILKNMGINTEIYKRDIEDQLKKIPMVYGPGASAVYVNRFLNEILLRAEDEAKKFKDEYISVEHVYLAMIDYDHPSAKTMFRKYGINREKFLQQLYKIRGNQRITNPNPEETYEVLKKYGRDLTDLARKGKLDPVIGRDEEIRRVIQILSRRTKNNPVLIGEPGVGKTAIVEGLAQRIVKGDVPEGLKDKTIFALDLGALIAGAKYRGEFEERLKAVLNEIMASEGRIILFIDEIHNIVGAGRAEGAMDAGNLLKPMLARGELHCIGATTIDEYRRYIEKDAALERRFQPVLVNPPSVEDTISILRGLKERFEIHHGVRITDDALIAAAKLSDRYITDRFLPDKAIDLIDEAAALLRTEIDSMPTELDEITRKIMQLRIEKNVLQKEENPSTKQRLEEIDKEIAELNDRANQLSAQWEYEKELIKEVRKIKEEIEDVKIKIEEAERNYDLNKLSELKYGRLLELQKRLEQKRQEIEKIPPEKRLLKEEVTEEEIAKIVSKWTGIPVAKLVETERQKILELDKILHRRVVGQNEAVEAVCNAIMRARAGIKDPRKPIGTFLFLGPTGVGKTELARALAEALFDSENNMIRIDMTEYMEKHSVSRLIGAPPGYVGYEEGGQLTEAVRTKPYSVVLFDEIEKAHHDVFNILLQIMDDGRLTDSKGRTVDFKNTIIIMTSNLGSEYLLNANISNGEIDENTRKLIDRELKTHFRPEFLNRLDEIIIFRPLTKEQIIKIIDLRVAEIQQKLIEKGISIALTSKAKEYVMENAFDVNFGARPIKRFLQKNVETLIAREILKGTIKEGDNIKVDIEDSRFVIIK; from the coding sequence ATGAATATGGAAAAATTTACACAAAGCCTACAATCTGCTCTTTTGGAGGCACAAAATACTGCAATATTGTACAAGCATCAGGAGATAGGAGTAGAGCATTTGCACTATGCCCTTGTTAATGAAGATGATAAACTCATTGCAAAGATACTAAAAAATATGGGGATAAATACAGAAATATACAAAAGAGATATAGAAGATCAACTAAAAAAGATTCCAATGGTTTATGGCCCTGGGGCTTCAGCTGTGTATGTCAATAGATTTTTAAACGAAATACTATTGAGGGCTGAAGATGAGGCAAAAAAATTTAAAGATGAGTATATCAGCGTTGAGCATGTTTATCTTGCAATGATAGACTATGATCATCCTTCAGCAAAAACTATGTTCAGAAAGTATGGAATTAACCGTGAGAAATTTTTACAGCAACTTTATAAGATAAGAGGGAATCAAAGAATAACAAACCCCAATCCTGAAGAGACATATGAGGTTTTGAAAAAGTATGGTAGAGACCTTACTGACCTTGCACGAAAAGGAAAACTTGACCCTGTTATTGGAAGAGATGAAGAGATAAGAAGAGTAATTCAGATTCTTTCAAGAAGGACAAAGAACAATCCTGTCTTGATTGGCGAGCCTGGCGTTGGAAAGACTGCTATTGTAGAGGGGCTTGCACAGAGAATTGTCAAAGGTGATGTTCCAGAAGGCTTAAAAGATAAGACTATCTTTGCACTTGATTTAGGTGCGCTGATAGCTGGTGCAAAATACAGAGGTGAATTTGAAGAAAGACTAAAAGCAGTTTTGAACGAGATTATGGCATCAGAGGGTAGAATAATTCTTTTCATTGATGAGATTCATAACATAGTTGGTGCAGGAAGAGCAGAAGGTGCAATGGATGCAGGAAACCTTTTGAAGCCTATGCTTGCAAGAGGAGAGCTCCACTGTATAGGTGCAACTACAATTGATGAGTACAGAAGATATATTGAAAAGGATGCAGCCTTGGAGAGAAGATTTCAGCCAGTTTTAGTAAATCCACCGTCTGTAGAGGATACAATCTCTATCTTAAGAGGACTTAAAGAGAGATTTGAAATTCACCATGGTGTAAGGATTACAGACGATGCTTTGATTGCTGCTGCGAAGCTTTCTGATAGATATATCACAGATAGATTTTTGCCTGATAAGGCAATTGACCTCATTGATGAAGCAGCTGCGCTTTTGAGGACAGAGATAGATTCTATGCCCACCGAGCTTGATGAAATTACAAGAAAGATTATGCAGCTTAGAATTGAAAAGAATGTTTTGCAAAAAGAAGAAAACCCAAGTACAAAGCAACGATTAGAAGAGATAGACAAAGAGATTGCAGAGCTAAATGACAGAGCAAACCAGCTCTCTGCTCAGTGGGAATATGAAAAGGAACTTATCAAAGAGGTAAGAAAAATAAAAGAAGAAATAGAAGATGTTAAAATTAAAATAGAAGAAGCAGAAAGAAACTATGATTTGAACAAACTCTCTGAACTAAAATATGGAAGGTTATTAGAGCTTCAAAAGAGGCTTGAACAAAAACGCCAGGAGATAGAAAAGATTCCGCCAGAGAAAAGGCTTTTAAAAGAAGAGGTTACGGAAGAGGAGATTGCAAAGATTGTGTCAAAGTGGACTGGTATTCCTGTTGCAAAGCTTGTTGAGACAGAAAGACAGAAGATTTTAGAGCTTGACAAAATTCTCCACAGGAGAGTTGTCGGTCAGAACGAAGCTGTTGAGGCTGTTTGCAACGCTATAATGAGAGCACGTGCTGGAATAAAAGATCCGCGAAAACCAATTGGAACCTTTCTATTCTTAGGACCAACTGGTGTTGGTAAGACAGAGCTTGCACGAGCCTTAGCAGAAGCATTATTTGATTCTGAGAACAACATGATAAGAATTGACATGACTGAATATATGGAAAAACACTCTGTCTCAAGGTTAATTGGTGCTCCTCCTGGTTATGTTGGGTATGAGGAAGGAGGTCAGCTGACAGAGGCTGTCAGGACAAAGCCTTATTCTGTTGTATTATTTGATGAAATTGAAAAGGCTCACCATGATGTGTTCAATATACTCCTTCAGATAATGGATGATGGAAGACTTACAGATTCAAAAGGAAGAACAGTGGACTTTAAAAATACCATTATAATAATGACGTCAAACTTGGGAAGTGAATATCTTTTGAATGCAAACATTTCAAATGGTGAAATTGATGAAAATACAAGAAAGCTCATAGACAGAGAGCTAAAAACTCACTTTAGGCCCGAGTTTTTAAACAGACTTGATGAAATAATAATTTTCAGACCTCTTACAAAAGAGCAGATAATAAAGATTATTGACCTAAGAGTTGCTGAAATTCAACAAAAGCTCATTGAAAAAGGTATTTCAATTGCGCTCACCTCAAAAGCAAAAGAATATGTAATGGAAAATGCATTTGACGTAAACTTTGGTGCAAGACCGATAAAAAGGTTTTTGCAAAAAAATGTTGAAACATTGATTGCGAG
- a CDS encoding serine hydroxymethyltransferase translates to MYFYNLVKDTDPEIAEAIKNELKRQQNKIELIASENFVSIAVMAAMGSPLTNKYAEGYPNKRYYGGCEYIDVVESIAIERAKKLFGAEHANVQPHSGAQANMAVYFAVLNPGDTILGMNLSHGGHLTHGSPVNFSGKLYNIVSYGVDPETETIDYDEVLRLAKEHRPKLILAGASAYPRIIDFKKFREIADEVGAYLMVDMAHIAGLVAAGLHPSPVEYADFVTTTTHKTLRGPRGGLILCKEKYAKLIDKSIFPGIQGGPLEHVIAAKAVALKEAMTEEFRNYQIQILKNAKALSERLIERGFRLVSGGTDNHLMLVDLRNKGITGKDAEKRLDSLNITCNKNAIPFDTQSPMVTSGIRLGTPAVTTRGFKEEDMIEVADIIHDALTNSDTDDNILQRVKALCEKYPLYSEFRE, encoded by the coding sequence ATGTATTTCTATAATTTAGTAAAGGATACTGACCCTGAAATAGCTGAGGCAATAAAAAATGAGCTAAAAAGGCAGCAAAACAAGATTGAACTCATTGCCTCTGAAAACTTTGTGTCAATTGCTGTTATGGCAGCAATGGGCTCGCCCTTGACAAATAAATATGCAGAAGGTTATCCTAACAAAAGATATTACGGTGGCTGCGAGTATATTGATGTTGTTGAGTCAATTGCCATTGAGAGAGCAAAAAAGCTATTTGGAGCAGAGCATGCAAATGTTCAGCCACACTCTGGTGCTCAGGCAAATATGGCAGTGTATTTTGCTGTGCTGAATCCTGGGGATACTATATTGGGAATGAATCTTTCGCATGGTGGTCATTTGACTCATGGTAGTCCTGTGAACTTTTCTGGAAAACTTTATAATATCGTATCGTATGGTGTTGATCCTGAAACAGAAACAATAGACTATGACGAGGTTTTAAGATTAGCAAAAGAACACAGACCCAAACTAATTTTAGCTGGTGCCTCAGCATATCCAAGAATTATTGACTTTAAGAAGTTCAGAGAAATAGCTGATGAGGTTGGAGCATATTTGATGGTCGACATGGCACACATTGCAGGCTTGGTTGCAGCAGGACTTCATCCATCACCTGTTGAATATGCCGATTTTGTTACCACAACAACGCACAAGACACTTAGAGGTCCTCGAGGGGGGTTAATCCTCTGTAAGGAGAAATATGCAAAGCTGATTGACAAGTCTATATTCCCCGGTATTCAAGGGGGGCCTTTAGAACATGTAATTGCAGCAAAAGCAGTTGCTTTAAAAGAGGCAATGACAGAAGAGTTTAGAAATTATCAAATTCAGATTTTAAAGAATGCTAAGGCACTCAGTGAAAGACTGATTGAAAGAGGATTTAGACTTGTTAGTGGTGGTACGGATAATCATTTGATGCTTGTTGATTTGCGAAACAAAGGTATTACTGGCAAAGATGCAGAAAAAAGACTTGACAGCTTGAATATAACATGTAATAAAAATGCAATTCCTTTTGATACTCAAAGCCCAATGGTGACAAGTGGAATAAGGCTTGGTACTCCAGCTGTGACAACACGTGGGTTTAAAGAAGAAGACATGATAGAAGTTGCTGATATCATTCATGATGCTCTGACAAATTCTGATACGGATGATAACATATTGCAAAGGGTTAAGGCTTTGTGTGAGAAGTATCCACTTTATAGCGAATTTAGAGAGTAA
- a CDS encoding sensor domain-containing diguanylate cyclase, translating to MNAQKIVIEREYIKVSWFLIGAVGLYLIFDRLLFSKNYNLSYFSDWLVPVIFLFVSIGYNLFKVWLFSSRVEINEEIYKYLKFFEVINLVFFFGYEKLFDLMFIISLVFLFYLKRIKIKGIRQIVIVLIFFYILFILRDFISGNLSIEVFRNLLYIIFYVFWIYNAGKVEIVESNSINNLEAQVQQVEEKLKNQIELNKAKDIKIKELEREISYLKEINKRLNISLGEFFNLQEISKVITQILDTNELLKFVNDVLIGVTGVDKSSILLFNREKTELYVAYSNLPEDEQKESFKQENIEWLKNVAMNCENGYRNRVRAEDCPFISGRPTRAIMYASLATKNDKYGIILLEHVFEDIFTEDNLRFLTSIAAQVSIALENSSLYQQMRSMAMVDGLTGAYNRIYLYEVLEKEIETSNKRYPISIALFDVDNFKKLNDTYGHLFGDKVLQTIVRIAKEKIRKGDIVARYGGEEFVIVFNHLESSEAYKVVERIRRAIENETIEDNLIQTRITVSFGISSYPAHADNVKDLIKCADIAMYRAKSSGKNCTVIYNQELEMKV from the coding sequence GTGAATGCTCAAAAAATAGTTATTGAAAGAGAATACATAAAAGTTTCATGGTTCTTGATAGGAGCAGTAGGTCTGTACTTAATTTTTGATAGGCTTTTGTTTTCGAAAAATTACAATCTCTCCTATTTTTCTGATTGGCTTGTGCCGGTTATATTTTTGTTTGTATCAATAGGCTATAACCTCTTTAAAGTATGGCTTTTTAGTAGCAGGGTTGAAATTAACGAGGAGATTTACAAATACCTTAAATTTTTTGAGGTTATAAATCTTGTCTTTTTCTTTGGATATGAAAAACTGTTTGACCTTATGTTTATTATCTCGTTGGTATTTTTATTTTATCTCAAAAGAATTAAAATAAAAGGTATCAGACAAATAGTAATTGTTCTAATATTTTTCTATATTCTTTTCATATTGCGTGATTTTATTTCAGGCAATCTGAGTATTGAAGTTTTTAGAAATTTATTATACATTATTTTCTATGTTTTTTGGATTTACAACGCTGGTAAAGTTGAAATTGTCGAAAGTAATTCAATTAACAACTTAGAAGCTCAAGTACAACAGGTGGAAGAAAAGTTAAAAAACCAAATTGAGTTAAATAAAGCTAAAGATATAAAAATAAAAGAGTTGGAAAGAGAAATAAGCTATCTTAAAGAGATAAACAAAAGACTAAATATTTCTCTTGGAGAGTTTTTCAATTTGCAAGAGATCAGTAAAGTAATAACCCAAATTTTAGATACTAACGAACTTTTGAAATTTGTAAACGATGTGTTGATTGGTGTGACAGGAGTTGACAAGAGCTCTATTTTGCTATTTAATAGAGAAAAGACAGAGTTATATGTTGCTTATTCTAATCTTCCTGAAGATGAACAAAAAGAAAGTTTTAAACAAGAAAACATTGAATGGCTTAAAAATGTTGCCATGAATTGCGAGAATGGGTATAGAAACAGAGTAAGAGCAGAAGATTGCCCCTTTATTAGCGGAAGACCAACAAGGGCGATTATGTATGCCTCTCTCGCTACAAAAAATGATAAATATGGGATAATATTACTTGAACATGTATTTGAAGATATTTTTACAGAGGACAATTTGAGGTTTTTAACTTCTATTGCTGCTCAAGTTTCAATTGCATTAGAAAACTCAAGCTTGTATCAGCAAATGAGAAGTATGGCAATGGTTGATGGCCTGACAGGTGCATATAACCGAATTTACTTATATGAAGTTTTAGAGAAGGAAATTGAAACTTCAAACAAAAGATATCCTATCAGTATTGCACTATTTGACGTTGACAATTTCAAAAAACTCAACGATACGTATGGACATTTGTTTGGGGACAAAGTACTCCAGACAATTGTTAGAATTGCAAAAGAAAAAATTAGAAAAGGAGATATTGTAGCAAGATATGGCGGCGAAGAGTTTGTGATTGTATTTAATCATCTTGAAAGTTCGGAGGCTTACAAGGTTGTTGAGAGGATAAGAAGAGCGATTGAGAACGAGACAATAGAAGATAATCTTATCCAAACAAGGATTACAGTGAGCTTTGGAATTTCTTCTTACCCTGCTCATGCCGATAATGTTAAGGACTTGATAAAATGTGCTGATATTGCAATGTACCGCGCAAAAAGTAGTGGAAAAAATTGTACTGTGATATATAATCAGGAATTGGAGATGAAAGTATGA
- a CDS encoding Hsp20/alpha crystallin family protein produces the protein MLRDIVPFGRRPFDIMRKIEREFFDIDDWFEDFFAPFEKGSRFMRTDIKETENEYIIEAELPGVKKEDIKIELYDNKLTIKAETKQEEKEERENFIRRERRYGAFSRTFYLDNVKEDGIKAKYEDGILRIVLPKERPSKPNVRTIDIE, from the coding sequence ATGTTAAGAGATATTGTTCCATTTGGAAGAAGGCCATTTGACATCATGAGAAAAATTGAAAGAGAGTTCTTTGACATTGACGATTGGTTTGAGGATTTCTTTGCGCCGTTTGAAAAGGGTTCAAGATTTATGAGGACAGACATTAAAGAGACTGAAAACGAGTATATCATTGAAGCTGAGCTTCCTGGGGTTAAAAAAGAGGACATCAAGATAGAGCTTTATGACAATAAACTCACTATAAAGGCAGAAACTAAGCAAGAGGAAAAAGAAGAAAGAGAGAATTTTATAAGAAGAGAGAGAAGATATGGAGCGTTTAGTAGAACATTCTACCTTGATAATGTGAAAGAGGATGGCATTAAAGCAAAGTATGAAGATGGAATTCTGCGAATTGTGCTTCCAAAGGAAAGGCCATCAAAACCAAATGTTAGAACAATTGACATCGAATAA
- the nrdR gene encoding transcriptional regulator NrdR, with translation MRCPYCGYEDSKVIDTRPADEGRTIKRRRECLKCQKRFTTFEKVERQPILVIKKDNRREEFDRSKILNGIIKACQKRPVSIEQMNKIVDEIENEIYNSMRDEISSREIGEMVMEKLKKLDEISYVRFASVYRQFKDINTFIEELQKLLTEKIE, from the coding sequence ATGAGATGTCCATATTGTGGATATGAAGATAGCAAAGTAATTGACACAAGGCCTGCCGACGAAGGAAGGACAATTAAAAGAAGAAGAGAATGTTTAAAATGTCAGAAGAGATTTACTACATTTGAAAAGGTTGAAAGACAGCCTATTTTGGTTATAAAAAAAGACAACCGCCGTGAAGAGTTTGACAGAAGCAAAATTCTCAATGGAATTATAAAAGCGTGTCAAAAAAGGCCTGTGTCTATTGAGCAGATGAACAAAATAGTAGATGAGATTGAAAATGAGATTTATAATTCTATGAGAGATGAAATCTCATCAAGGGAAATAGGTGAGATGGTTATGGAAAAGTTAAAAAAACTTGATGAGATATCTTATGTGCGCTTCGCCTCTGTTTACAGGCAATTTAAAGATATAAATACCTTTATAGAAGAGCTTCAGAAACTTCTGACAGAAAAGATAGAATAA
- a CDS encoding threonine/serine exporter family protein, translating to MMSPKELIEVALLAGEIMLKNGAETYRVEDTMVRICSKGNLKFAESFVIPTGIVATVADEENNFLTISKRIKNRTIDLNKISLVNQFSRDFQKHEYSYAQSVKILNDIQNRKGYSNMVTPIAAALVCCFSTILFGGEIVDALSAFFVGLFTQAILNILNSRKLSYFISYIIGGFTTATLALITVNFHLGINLDKIIIGSVMIMTPGVAITNAIRDTIAGDLLSGVARGVEAFLIAIFIAAGAGIALSILK from the coding sequence ATGATGAGTCCAAAGGAGCTTATTGAAGTTGCACTTTTAGCCGGTGAGATAATGTTAAAAAACGGAGCTGAAACTTATAGGGTTGAAGATACAATGGTAAGGATATGTTCAAAAGGAAACTTGAAATTTGCTGAAAGTTTTGTAATACCTACTGGAATTGTTGCAACAGTTGCAGACGAGGAAAACAACTTTTTGACTATTTCGAAGAGAATAAAGAACAGAACTATTGATCTAAATAAGATATCTCTTGTTAACCAGTTTTCAAGAGATTTCCAAAAGCATGAGTACAGTTATGCACAATCAGTAAAAATTTTGAATGACATACAAAACAGAAAAGGTTATAGCAATATGGTGACACCAATTGCAGCAGCTTTGGTATGTTGTTTTTCTACAATCTTGTTTGGTGGGGAAATTGTTGACGCACTCTCTGCCTTTTTTGTGGGTTTATTTACACAAGCTATATTGAATATCCTAAACTCAAGAAAACTTTCTTACTTTATCTCTTATATAATAGGTGGATTTACTACAGCCACCTTGGCATTAATAACCGTAAATTTTCATCTTGGAATCAATTTAGATAAAATAATTATCGGCTCTGTCATGATTATGACTCCAGGTGTTGCAATAACAAATGCAATAAGAGATACAATTGCTGGAGACCTTCTTTCAGGTGTTGCAAGAGGAGTTGAGGCATTTTTAATAGCTATCTTTATCGCAGCTGGAGCAGGAATTGCTCTAAGTATTTTAAAATAG
- a CDS encoding threonine/serine exporter family protein, whose translation MEKSLLFQLISAFLVSFSFAILTNSPKKTLVFCGISGMVGWLVNIIFLRSNFSPVIAVFFAALMVNIFSEIFARLLKNPVPIFLIPGIIPLVPGAGMYNTMTALIKNNFDTAIKTGIQTLLIAGSIAIALMLVTSFNWIFKVFQKIKFGK comes from the coding sequence TTGGAGAAAAGTCTCTTGTTTCAATTAATTTCAGCGTTTTTGGTAAGTTTCTCCTTTGCAATATTGACAAATTCACCCAAAAAAACATTGGTTTTTTGTGGCATTAGTGGTATGGTTGGATGGCTTGTAAACATAATATTTTTACGGTCAAATTTTTCTCCTGTCATAGCTGTATTTTTTGCTGCCTTGATGGTGAATATATTTTCAGAAATCTTTGCAAGACTTCTAAAAAATCCTGTCCCAATCTTTCTTATACCAGGTATTATACCTCTTGTTCCAGGCGCGGGGATGTATAATACAATGACTGCACTTATAAAAAATAATTTTGACACCGCAATAAAGACAGGAATTCAAACACTTTTAATTGCAGGAAGTATTGCAATTGCTTTAATGCTTGTTACATCATTCAACTGGATTTTTAAAGTGTTTCAAAAGATAAAATTTGGGAAATAA
- a CDS encoding NAD(P)-dependent malic enzyme, translating to MEIVSLALKLHKQHRGKIALKSKVQINDANDLSIYYTPGVAEPCKEIAKDRELVYEYTSKSNWVAVVTNGTAVLGLGDIGAYAGLPVMEGKAILFKEFGGVDAFPICINSKDVEEIVKVIKLIEPSFGGINLEDIGAPACFEIEERLMEELDIPVFHDDQHGTAVVVLAALINSLKLVNKKISDVKIVINGAGAAGIAVSKLLIKYGAQNVIICDRFGSIYDGRKEDMNKYKQQIAKITNKEHLKGSVHDVIKGADVFIGLSVANVLDEKDIRNMAKDAIVMAMANPIPEIMPDIAKKAGARIVCTGRSDFNNQVNNVLAFPGIFRGTLDVRARKITDEMKIAAAEAIAKVAQESLSEDYVIPKAFDKRTSFEVALAVARKAIEQSIARVYLSEEELQRRISHMLNM from the coding sequence ATGGAAATTGTAAGTTTAGCTTTAAAACTTCACAAGCAGCACAGAGGCAAAATTGCGCTCAAAAGCAAAGTGCAAATAAATGATGCAAATGATTTGAGTATCTATTACACCCCTGGTGTTGCAGAGCCATGTAAAGAGATTGCAAAAGACAGAGAACTTGTTTATGAATACACCTCAAAGTCAAATTGGGTTGCGGTTGTTACAAATGGAACAGCTGTGTTAGGATTGGGAGATATTGGTGCATATGCTGGCCTTCCTGTGATGGAGGGAAAGGCAATTTTATTTAAAGAGTTTGGCGGAGTTGATGCCTTTCCTATTTGTATAAATTCAAAGGATGTGGAAGAGATTGTAAAGGTAATAAAACTTATTGAACCCTCATTTGGAGGAATAAATCTTGAGGATATAGGTGCTCCTGCATGTTTTGAGATTGAGGAAAGGCTCATGGAGGAGCTTGATATTCCTGTATTTCATGATGACCAGCACGGGACGGCAGTTGTTGTATTAGCTGCTTTGATAAACTCTTTAAAGCTTGTAAACAAAAAAATCTCAGATGTAAAAATAGTTATCAACGGAGCTGGAGCGGCTGGAATTGCAGTCTCAAAACTTCTGATAAAATATGGGGCACAGAACGTGATTATTTGTGATAGGTTTGGATCAATTTATGATGGAAGAAAAGAAGATATGAACAAATACAAACAACAAATAGCAAAAATTACAAATAAAGAACACTTGAAAGGTTCTGTTCATGACGTAATTAAAGGTGCTGATGTTTTTATTGGATTGTCAGTTGCAAACGTGCTTGACGAAAAAGATATAAGGAATATGGCAAAAGATGCTATTGTTATGGCAATGGCAAATCCTATACCAGAAATTATGCCAGATATAGCAAAAAAAGCAGGGGCAAGAATTGTTTGTACAGGCCGTTCGGATTTTAACAATCAGGTTAACAACGTATTAGCTTTTCCTGGCATTTTTAGGGGAACACTTGATGTAAGAGCAAGGAAAATAACTGACGAGATGAAAATTGCAGCAGCAGAAGCAATAGCAAAGGTTGCACAGGAGAGCTTAAGTGAAGATTATGTAATTCCAAAGGCATTTGACAAGAGGACTTCATTTGAGGTAGCTTTGGCTGTGGCAAGGAAGGCAATTGAGCAAAGTATAGCAAGAGTTTATTTGAGCGAAGAGGAACTTCAAAGGAGAATTTCACATATGTTAAATATGTAA
- a CDS encoding replication-associated recombination protein A gives MDFFQYLGEKRLKKESPLAYKLRPKRLEEIVGQEHILGEGKPLYNLIKNDKLTSIILYGPPGTGKTTIAHVIAQVTNNIFKSINATIAGINDIKKIIEEAKLEFSQGGRRTILFIDEIHRFNKLQQDALLPSVEEGIIVLIGATTENPFYEVNKALVSRSLVFELFPLKEEDIIKIINRAISDKENGLGEMNIKVEENAKRLIARLSNGDARVALNILEACVYSTKPLEDGTIMITQDTVGNLSNRKISLYDATGDMHYDTISAFIKSVRGSDPDAALFYLAKMLDSGEDIKFIARRLIILAAEDIGLADPMALNVATSAAWACEFVGMPEARIILSEATIYLACAPKSNSAYLAIEKALEDAKNTPIKSIPMHLRMASHGEEKLGHGIGYLYPHDFKNHWVKQQYLPDELVGRRYYYPSEMGKEREIKEYIENLKKEDSNKSS, from the coding sequence ATGGATTTTTTTCAATATTTGGGTGAAAAAAGGCTAAAAAAAGAATCTCCTCTTGCGTATAAGTTAAGACCTAAACGGCTTGAGGAGATTGTCGGGCAAGAGCATATTTTAGGTGAAGGTAAACCTCTTTACAATCTCATAAAAAATGATAAGCTTACTTCTATAATATTATATGGACCACCTGGTACAGGAAAGACCACAATTGCCCACGTTATTGCACAGGTTACAAACAACATCTTCAAATCAATAAATGCAACCATTGCTGGGATTAATGATATAAAAAAGATTATAGAAGAAGCAAAACTTGAATTTTCTCAGGGCGGTCGAAGGACAATTTTATTTATTGATGAAATACACAGGTTTAACAAACTTCAACAGGATGCGCTTTTACCGTCTGTTGAAGAGGGAATAATAGTCTTGATTGGAGCAACAACAGAAAATCCGTTTTATGAAGTAAACAAGGCGCTGGTGTCACGTTCACTTGTCTTTGAGCTGTTTCCTCTAAAGGAAGAGGATATTATTAAAATTATTAACAGAGCAATTTCAGATAAGGAAAATGGCCTTGGAGAAATGAATATAAAAGTAGAAGAGAATGCTAAAAGACTTATTGCACGGCTTTCTAATGGTGATGCAAGGGTGGCTCTAAATATTTTAGAAGCCTGTGTTTATTCAACAAAACCTTTGGAAGATGGAACAATTATGATTACCCAAGACACTGTAGGCAATCTTTCAAACAGAAAGATAAGTCTTTATGATGCCACGGGTGATATGCATTATGATACTATTTCGGCGTTTATCAAAAGCGTAAGGGGTTCTGACCCTGACGCTGCTTTATTTTATCTTGCAAAGATGCTGGATAGCGGTGAGGATATAAAATTTATTGCCAGAAGACTTATAATTTTAGCAGCAGAGGACATTGGTCTGGCAGACCCTATGGCACTAAATGTGGCAACATCTGCTGCATGGGCTTGTGAGTTTGTTGGAATGCCTGAGGCTCGGATAATTTTGTCTGAGGCTACTATATACCTTGCATGTGCTCCAAAAAGTAACTCAGCGTATTTAGCAATTGAAAAAGCACTTGAGGATGCTAAAAATACTCCTATTAAAAGCATTCCTATGCACTTGAGAATGGCTTCACATGGTGAAGAGAAACTTGGGCATGGAATAGGGTATCTGTATCCACATGATTTTAAAAATCACTGGGTAAAACAGCAATATTTGCCTGACGAGCTTGTGGGGAGAAGATACTATTACCCTTCTGAAATGGGAAAAGAAAGAGAGATAAAAGAGTATATAGAAAACCTTAAAAAAGAAGATAGCAACAAAAGTAGCTAA